From the Leptotrichia sp. oral taxon 221 genome, one window contains:
- the prmC gene encoding peptide chain release factor N(5)-glutamine methyltransferase has product MSNLLEILNKSVDYLEKRKIKEARLKVESILAEVLSMQRIMLYANFERELSQKEIAKIKEKLNGILKKDEYKSDIITAEREENLKVLLDKSVSFLEKNEIPEARLKTEIIFSNVLGIERMMLFTKYRDEIDEEKKNKIREYIHKIGKEKFPIQYLLNEQEFYGRSFYVDKGVLIPRLDTEVLVEKALNILNEESIEEPKVLDIGVGSGVIGITIALEVPTSKVMGVDISEKALEISSKNKKILKAGNIKFIKSDLFKNIEYKKFNMIVSNPPYISSDETDVMSEDALLHEPSEALFAGSEGLYFYNSISKKAMEYLDENGYLLFEIGYKQGEIVAKMMETYGFKNVEIIKDLAGNDRVVVGQKLNN; this is encoded by the coding sequence ATGAGTAATTTGCTAGAAATATTAAATAAATCGGTTGATTATTTAGAAAAGCGAAAAATTAAAGAAGCAAGATTAAAAGTGGAGAGTATTCTCGCAGAAGTTTTATCGATGCAGAGAATTATGCTTTATGCGAATTTTGAGAGAGAATTATCACAAAAAGAAATAGCAAAAATAAAAGAAAAATTAAATGGGATATTAAAAAAAGATGAATATAAATCTGATATAATAACAGCTGAAAGAGAAGAAAATTTGAAAGTGTTGTTAGATAAAAGTGTCAGTTTTTTAGAAAAGAATGAGATTCCTGAAGCAAGATTGAAGACAGAGATTATTTTTTCAAATGTTTTGGGAATTGAAAGAATGATGCTTTTTACTAAGTATAGAGATGAAATAGATGAAGAGAAAAAAAATAAAATAAGAGAGTATATTCATAAAATTGGAAAAGAGAAATTTCCTATTCAATATTTATTAAATGAGCAAGAATTCTATGGTAGAAGTTTTTATGTTGATAAAGGTGTTTTAATACCTAGGTTAGATACGGAAGTTCTTGTGGAAAAGGCATTGAATATACTTAATGAGGAATCGATTGAAGAGCCAAAAGTTTTGGATATTGGAGTAGGAAGTGGTGTAATTGGAATTACAATTGCATTGGAAGTACCGACTTCTAAAGTAATGGGAGTTGATATTTCTGAAAAGGCGTTGGAAATATCTTCTAAAAATAAGAAAATATTAAAGGCTGGGAATATTAAATTTATAAAATCAGATTTATTTAAGAATATTGAGTATAAAAAATTTAATATGATTGTATCGAATCCGCCATATATTTCGTCTGATGAAACAGATGTAATGTCTGAAGATGCTTTGTTGCATGAGCCAAGCGAGGCTTTATTTGCTGGAAGTGAAGGATTGTATTTTTATAATTCAATTTCAAAAAAAGCAATGGAATATCTGGATGAGAATGGATATTTGTTATTTGAAATAGGGTATAAGCAAGGAGAAATTGTTGCTAAAATGATGGAAACATATGGTTTCAAGAATGTAGAAATAATAAAAGATTTAGCAGGAAATGACAGAGTAGTCGTAGGACAAAAATTAAATAATTAA